In Psychrobacter ciconiae, the following are encoded in one genomic region:
- the potC gene encoding spermidine/putrescine ABC transporter permease PotC has protein sequence MATFTSKKRLGRFLSKSYLTLVYALLYLPIIVLVVMSFNQSKVGYHWGGFSLKWYESLFRNQAMLDAFWHSIVLGLIAATLSTLIGTLTALALHRYDFRGKGLLSGLLFVLMMSPEIVLAISLLVLFLLIGLQLGFVSLLLSHITFCLPFVVITVFARLSSLDERLLEAARDLGASEFTMIKTVLIPVIFPAVMAGWLLAFTLSLDDVVVSTFVTGPSFEILPLRIYSMVRVGLKPEVNAIGTILLVASLILVIISQLLLRKR, from the coding sequence ATGGCGACCTTTACTTCAAAAAAGCGCTTGGGAAGGTTTTTATCTAAAAGTTATCTGACCCTCGTTTATGCGCTGCTGTATCTGCCCATCATTGTTTTGGTGGTGATGTCGTTTAATCAGTCTAAAGTTGGCTATCATTGGGGCGGCTTTAGTCTAAAATGGTATGAGTCGCTTTTTCGCAACCAAGCCATGCTCGATGCGTTTTGGCACTCTATCGTGCTTGGACTTATTGCCGCAACGCTTTCCACCTTGATTGGAACGCTGACCGCCCTTGCCCTGCACCGCTATGATTTTCGCGGCAAAGGCTTACTAAGCGGGCTGCTTTTTGTACTGATGATGTCGCCTGAAATCGTCCTTGCCATCTCCCTTTTGGTGCTGTTTTTGTTGATTGGGCTGCAATTGGGCTTTGTATCGCTTTTACTGTCGCACATCACCTTTTGCTTACCGTTTGTGGTGATTACCGTGTTTGCGCGCCTTTCAAGCCTTGATGAGCGGCTTTTAGAAGCGGCGCGCGATTTGGGCGCGAGCGAATTTACCATGATAAAAACGGTGCTGATTCCGGTGATTTTTCCGGCGGTGATGGCAGGTTGGCTTTTGGCGTTTACTTTATCGCTGGATGATGTGGTGGTATCGACCTTTGTGACCGGTCCTAGTTTTGAGATTTTACCGCTGCGGATTTATTCGATGGTTCGGGTGGGGCTAAAGCCTGAGGTTAATGCCATTGGCACGATTTTACTGGTGGCGTCTTTGATATTGGTCATCATTTCCCAATTGCTACTGCGGAAGCGCTGA
- the potB gene encoding spermidine/putrescine ABC transporter permease PotB, with amino-acid sequence MAMFNSSAKSKNPFRTATLWLIWGWLLIFALVPNLLVIAVSFLTRDSGEFISLPVNFGSYARIVDPLYFDVFVHSLWMAGITTVICLLFGYPFAWLVSKVRARWQPLLMLLLILPFWTNSLVRTYALKLLFANNGLINQLLIKLGIISHPIDILYTQGAVIAGLTYLLFPFMVLPLYAVFTDLRDDMLLASQDLGATKAQTFWHVVLPLTTPGIISGVLLVLLPAMGMFYVADILGGSRNLLVGNIIKNQFLDARDWPFGAAASVLLTLAMAILLWAYRASSRRIGKTDFNEVA; translated from the coding sequence ATGGCGATGTTTAATAGCTCAGCCAAGTCAAAAAATCCGTTTCGAACGGCAACGCTTTGGCTGATTTGGGGTTGGCTGCTGATTTTTGCCCTAGTTCCCAATTTGCTGGTGATTGCGGTGAGTTTTTTAACCCGCGATAGCGGCGAGTTTATTAGTCTGCCGGTTAATTTTGGCAGCTACGCGCGGATAGTTGACCCGCTTTATTTTGATGTGTTCGTGCACTCGCTTTGGATGGCGGGGATTACCACGGTGATTTGCTTGCTGTTTGGTTATCCGTTTGCTTGGCTGGTGTCCAAAGTTCGCGCGCGCTGGCAGCCGCTTTTGATGCTGCTGCTGATTTTGCCATTTTGGACAAACTCGTTGGTCAGAACTTACGCGCTTAAACTTCTTTTTGCCAATAACGGCTTAATCAACCAGCTGCTTATAAAGCTTGGTATCATCAGCCATCCCATTGATATTTTATACACCCAAGGCGCGGTGATTGCGGGGCTGACCTATTTGTTATTTCCGTTTATGGTGTTGCCGCTTTATGCGGTATTTACCGATTTGCGCGATGACATGCTGCTAGCGTCACAAGATTTGGGGGCGACCAAAGCGCAAACCTTTTGGCATGTGGTGCTGCCTTTGACCACACCAGGGATTATTTCAGGTGTGCTTTTGGTGCTGCTGCCGGCGATGGGGATGTTTTACGTGGCAGATATTTTGGGCGGCTCACGCAATTTATTGGTAGGAAATATCATTAAAAACCAATTTTTGGATGCCCGAGATTGGCCTTTTGGGGCGGCAGCAAGTGTCCTGCTCACCCTTGCGATGGCGATTTTACTTTGGGCGTACCGCGCCAGCAGTCGCCGCATTGGCAAGACTGACTTTAACGAGGTGGCATAA
- the potA gene encoding spermidine/putrescine ABC transporter ATP-binding protein PotA, with protein sequence MTQTSAPNPHSQQSPSVNDSKALLQIEHLKKIYDHTEVLSDINLTIHHGEFLTLLGPSGCGKTTLLRLIAGFEQPDAGAIYLDGVQMAGLSADKRPVNTVFQQYALFPHMSVAQNVAYGLKLKKVPKDEIQARVREMLAMVQLEHLANRRPQELSGGQQQRVAIARAVINRPKLLLLDEPLSALDYKLRLQMQSELKRLQRELGITFVFVTHDQEEALSMSDRIAVMKNGKFQQIGTPIEIYETPANLFTAKFIGETNLFKAIVRGVYPNQPDKNGKVTNGRIEVEVCQPKTASMPLRNLRRPKFANAVQVGDTVNLLLRPEDLRIYELDDTAHSGIIGRVIESNYKGSTLDSIIELEDGQIIKASEFFDEEDPSFDYKMNEAVKVSWVDGWEWVLPEEPAAQPITSRGV encoded by the coding sequence ATGACTCAAACTTCTGCTCCCAACCCTCACTCTCAGCAAAGCCCAAGCGTCAATGACTCGAAAGCGCTGCTGCAAATTGAGCACCTAAAAAAGATTTATGACCATACTGAGGTGCTAAGCGACATCAATCTAACCATTCATCATGGCGAGTTTTTAACCTTACTTGGACCCTCAGGTTGCGGAAAAACCACGCTTTTGCGCCTGATTGCTGGATTTGAGCAGCCAGATGCCGGCGCGATTTATTTGGACGGCGTTCAGATGGCAGGACTGTCCGCCGATAAGCGACCGGTCAACACCGTGTTTCAGCAGTACGCCTTATTTCCGCACATGAGCGTCGCGCAAAACGTCGCTTATGGCTTAAAGCTTAAAAAAGTGCCTAAAGATGAAATCCAAGCTCGCGTCCGTGAAATGCTGGCGATGGTTCAGCTTGAGCATTTAGCCAATAGACGACCGCAAGAGCTGTCCGGCGGTCAGCAGCAGCGCGTTGCGATTGCGCGAGCGGTGATCAATCGCCCAAAGCTCTTGCTGCTTGATGAGCCCTTATCGGCGCTTGATTATAAACTGCGACTGCAAATGCAATCTGAGCTCAAACGCCTTCAGCGCGAGCTTGGCATCACTTTTGTGTTTGTCACCCACGATCAAGAAGAAGCGCTGTCGATGTCGGACCGCATTGCGGTGATGAAAAATGGCAAATTTCAGCAAATTGGCACACCGATTGAAATTTATGAAACGCCTGCCAACTTATTTACCGCCAAATTTATCGGCGAGACCAACCTATTTAAAGCCATCGTTCGCGGCGTTTATCCCAATCAGCCGGATAAAAACGGCAAGGTCACCAACGGTCGTATTGAGGTTGAAGTTTGTCAGCCCAAGACCGCCTCTATGCCCCTTCGCAACTTACGCCGACCCAAATTTGCCAATGCCGTTCAGGTTGGCGATACGGTCAATTTACTTTTGCGACCTGAGGATTTGCGCATTTACGAATTAGATGACACAGCCCATAGCGGCATCATCGGTCGGGTGATTGAAAGCAACTATAAAGGCAGCACCCTTGATTCCATCATTGAGCTTGAGGACGGTCAAATCATTAAAGCGTCCGAGTTTTTTGATGAAGAAGACCCAAGTTTTGATTATAAAATGAATGAAGCGGTAAAAGTATCTTGGGTCGATGGTTGGGAATGGGTGTTGCCAGAAGAGCCTGCCGCTCAGCCGATAACTTCAAGGGGCGTATAA
- a CDS encoding carbonic anhydrase, whose protein sequence is MTDHAHPVSGTDALEMLKQGNARYVASLSSTDPMNQRRPALTADQFPHAIILGCSDARVPVEIVFDQGLGDLFVIRVAGNVVAPSQIGSVEFAAEKFQTQLVVVLGHSNCGAVTACVEALINPEQYYSPNLQSIVDRIRPSVYNLHELATAKGHDADADELIDRAIRANVRMAVSQLKHGSRILEDLTQSGRLLIVGAEYDLKTGKVRFLDI, encoded by the coding sequence ATGACTGACCATGCCCACCCTGTAAGCGGCACAGATGCTCTTGAGATGCTCAAACAAGGCAACGCGCGCTATGTTGCAAGCTTAAGCTCCACCGACCCGATGAACCAGCGCCGCCCTGCGCTGACCGCTGACCAATTTCCGCATGCCATCATTCTTGGCTGCTCTGATGCCCGCGTTCCGGTTGAGATTGTCTTTGACCAAGGGCTAGGGGACTTGTTTGTCATTCGCGTGGCGGGCAATGTGGTTGCGCCCTCGCAAATTGGCTCCGTTGAATTTGCCGCCGAAAAATTCCAAACCCAGTTGGTGGTGGTGCTTGGGCATTCCAATTGCGGCGCGGTCACCGCTTGCGTTGAGGCGCTCATCAACCCTGAGCAGTATTATTCGCCAAACTTGCAGTCTATCGTCGACCGCATCCGCCCAAGCGTTTATAACCTGCATGAGCTTGCCACCGCCAAAGGTCATGACGCGGATGCAGACGAGCTGATTGACCGCGCCATCCGCGCCAACGTCCGTATGGCAGTCAGCCAACTAAAGCACGGCTCACGCATTTTAGAAGACTTGACCCAAAGCGGTCGATTGCTTATCGTTGGGGCTGAATACGATTTAAAAACCGGAAAAGTGCGCTTTTTAGACATCTAA
- the gloA gene encoding lactoylglutathione lyase gives MTAKTTEQPSQSIITAGVKPIASATSGFTFNHTMLRVKDPVKALEFYTGILGMTLLCVKKFPEMGFDLYFLAKLTDEERDNLPKGDDLAIFAFRQRGILELTHNYGTETQSDFSYHDGNREPQGFGHICFSVPDLKAAVAWFDENNVTFKKRPEDGKMKSIAFIKDVDGYWIEIVEADLMS, from the coding sequence ATGACCGCCAAAACTACCGAGCAGCCAAGCCAAAGCATTATTACGGCAGGCGTAAAGCCCATTGCAAGCGCAACGTCAGGATTCACCTTTAATCACACCATGCTTCGTGTCAAAGACCCTGTCAAAGCGCTAGAGTTTTACACCGGCATTTTGGGAATGACCTTGCTTTGTGTCAAAAAATTCCCCGAAATGGGCTTTGATTTATACTTTTTGGCAAAGCTTACCGACGAGGAGCGCGACAACTTACCAAAGGGCGATGACTTGGCGATTTTTGCCTTCCGCCAACGCGGTATTTTAGAATTGACCCACAACTACGGCACCGAAACTCAAAGCGACTTTAGCTATCATGATGGCAATAGGGAGCCGCAAGGCTTTGGTCATATTTGCTTTAGCGTTCCTGACTTGAAGGCGGCGGTTGCTTGGTTTGATGAAAATAACGTCACCTTTAAAAAGCGACCAGAAGATGGCAAAATGAAAAGTATTGCCTTTATTAAAGATGTTGATGGCTACTGGATTGAGATTGTGGAAGCTGATTTGATGAGCTAA
- a CDS encoding c-type cytochrome, which translates to MTKFNSLKSAFGISLLGSALLLGACSQPHPDVKARQDMMKNYGDAMKVMGGMVKNPDTFNAEVFKEQAAFVAEDSKNPWQHFESNEAIGNATEAVWARTDDFKMESENFQQVATQLNQVAQTATSADDVKPAFGELGKSCKSCHTDFKVKDDDE; encoded by the coding sequence ATGACAAAATTTAACTCACTAAAATCGGCTTTTGGTATCAGTTTATTGGGATCAGCGCTACTGCTTGGCGCTTGTAGTCAGCCGCATCCTGACGTCAAGGCGCGTCAAGACATGATGAAAAACTATGGCGATGCCATGAAAGTGATGGGCGGCATGGTCAAAAATCCTGACACTTTTAACGCTGAAGTATTCAAAGAGCAAGCCGCGTTTGTCGCTGAAGATTCTAAAAATCCATGGCAGCACTTTGAAAGCAATGAAGCGATCGGTAACGCGACCGAAGCGGTTTGGGCAAGAACAGATGACTTTAAAATGGAATCTGAAAACTTTCAACAAGTTGCCACTCAGTTAAATCAAGTCGCCCAGACAGCCACGAGCGCTGATGATGTGAAGCCGGCGTTTGGTGAGCTTGGAAAATCGTGTAAATCTTGTCATACCGACTTTAAAGTTAAAGACGACGACGAATAA